A window of Micrococcus endophyticus contains these coding sequences:
- the hpaE gene encoding 5-carboxymethyl-2-hydroxymuconate semialdehyde dehydrogenase, whose translation MTEINDRKPEGLPDVIRHYIDGQSVDSVDGDTFDVLDPVTNQPYIEAASGKTADVDKAVAAAKAAFESGVWSQALPRERSRVLHKIADIMETRGDQLAAMECFDTGLPIKQAKGQAARAAENFRFFADLIVAQHDDTFKVPGRQINYVNRKPIGVAGLITPWNTPFMLESWKLAPAIATGNSVVLKPAEFTPLSASLWPGIFEEAGLPKGVFNMVHGFGEEGFAGDPLVKHPDVPLISFTGESRTGQIIFGNAAPHLKGLSMELGGKSPAVVFADADLDAAIDATIFGVFSLNGERCTAGSRILVAREVYDEFVERYAAQASRVKVGMPNDETTEVGAIVHPEHFEKVMSYVEIGKSEARLVAGGGRPEGFPEGNFVQPTVFADVAPDARIFQEEIFGPVVAITPFDSDEEALELANNTKYGLAAYIWTNDLKRAHNFAQNVEAGMVWLNSNNVRDLRTPFGGVKASGLGHEGGYRSIDFYTDQQAVHINLGEVHNPVFGKQEEAAAKLDG comes from the coding sequence ATGACCGAGATCAACGACCGCAAGCCCGAGGGTCTGCCCGACGTCATCCGCCACTACATCGACGGCCAGTCCGTGGACTCCGTGGACGGCGACACCTTCGACGTCCTGGACCCGGTGACCAACCAGCCCTACATCGAGGCCGCCTCCGGCAAGACCGCCGACGTGGACAAGGCCGTGGCCGCCGCCAAGGCCGCCTTCGAGTCCGGCGTCTGGTCCCAGGCCCTGCCCCGCGAGCGCTCCCGCGTGCTGCACAAGATCGCCGACATCATGGAGACCCGCGGCGACCAGCTGGCCGCCATGGAGTGCTTCGACACCGGCCTGCCGATCAAGCAGGCCAAGGGCCAGGCCGCCCGCGCCGCCGAGAACTTCCGCTTCTTCGCGGACCTGATCGTGGCCCAGCACGACGACACCTTCAAGGTGCCCGGCCGCCAGATCAACTACGTCAACCGCAAGCCGATCGGCGTCGCGGGCCTGATCACCCCCTGGAACACCCCGTTCATGCTGGAGTCCTGGAAGCTGGCCCCGGCCATCGCCACCGGCAACTCCGTGGTCCTCAAGCCGGCCGAGTTCACCCCGCTCTCCGCCTCCCTGTGGCCGGGCATCTTCGAGGAGGCCGGCCTGCCCAAGGGCGTGTTCAACATGGTCCACGGCTTCGGCGAGGAGGGCTTCGCCGGCGACCCGCTGGTCAAGCACCCGGACGTGCCGCTGATCTCCTTCACGGGCGAGTCCCGCACCGGCCAGATCATCTTCGGCAACGCCGCCCCGCATCTGAAGGGCCTGTCCATGGAGCTCGGCGGCAAGTCCCCCGCCGTCGTCTTCGCGGACGCGGATCTGGACGCGGCGATCGACGCGACCATCTTCGGCGTGTTCTCCCTCAACGGCGAGCGCTGCACCGCCGGCTCCCGCATCCTCGTGGCCCGCGAGGTCTACGACGAGTTCGTCGAGCGCTACGCCGCCCAGGCCTCCCGCGTGAAGGTCGGCATGCCGAACGACGAGACCACCGAGGTCGGCGCGATCGTGCACCCGGAGCACTTCGAGAAGGTCATGTCCTACGTGGAGATCGGCAAGTCCGAGGCCCGCCTCGTGGCCGGCGGCGGCCGCCCGGAGGGCTTCCCGGAGGGCAACTTCGTGCAGCCCACCGTGTTCGCCGACGTCGCCCCGGACGCCCGGATCTTCCAGGAGGAGATCTTCGGCCCGGTCGTGGCCATCACCCCGTTCGACTCGGACGAGGAGGCCCTGGAGCTGGCCAACAACACCAAGTACGGCCTGGCCGCCTACATCTGGACCAACGACCTCAAGCGCGCCCACAACTTCGCGCAGAACGTCGAGGCCGGCATGGTGTGGCTGAACTCGAACAACGTGCGCGACCTGCGCACCCCGTTCGGCGGCGTGAAGGCCTCCGGCCTGGGCCACGAGGGCGGCTACCGCTCGATCGACTTCTACACCGATCAGCAGGCCGTGCACATCAACCTCGGCGAGGTCCACAACCCGGTGTTCGGCAAGCAGGAGGAGGCTGCCGCCAAGCTGGACGGCTGA
- a CDS encoding GntR family transcriptional regulator, whose amino-acid sequence MRRTDIGTVGLAGTPVSKADRAYQAILEGIRDQRHEPGDRLVLSQIAAELGMSVVPVREAIRRLQSEKLVAYERNVGATVVGIDPVEYRHTMETLALVEGFSTAQCAPHVTAEDLSAAREVNATMRAMTASEKAWDPVAFTELNRRFHSILFEHHQNEHVHDLVHRGWNRLAALRSSTFAYVPGRAVASVDEHEHLLRLIEDGARFEEIEAAARAHRLNTLHAYLAHQGELS is encoded by the coding sequence ATGCGTCGGACGGACATCGGAACGGTCGGCCTCGCCGGCACCCCCGTCTCCAAGGCCGACCGCGCCTACCAGGCGATCCTCGAGGGGATCAGGGACCAGCGCCACGAGCCGGGCGACCGGCTGGTGCTGTCCCAGATCGCTGCGGAGCTGGGCATGTCCGTGGTGCCCGTGCGGGAGGCGATCCGCCGCCTGCAGTCCGAGAAGCTGGTGGCCTACGAGCGCAACGTGGGCGCCACCGTCGTGGGCATCGACCCGGTCGAGTACCGCCACACCATGGAGACGCTGGCGCTGGTGGAGGGGTTCTCCACCGCCCAGTGCGCCCCGCACGTGACCGCCGAGGACCTCTCGGCGGCCCGTGAGGTGAACGCGACCATGCGCGCGATGACGGCGTCGGAGAAGGCCTGGGACCCGGTGGCGTTCACCGAGCTCAACCGCCGCTTCCACTCGATCCTGTTCGAGCATCACCAGAACGAGCACGTGCACGACCTGGTGCACCGCGGCTGGAACCGCCTGGCCGCGCTGCGCTCGTCCACGTTCGCGTACGTGCCCGGCCGCGCCGTGGCCTCCGTGGACGAGCACGAGCACCTGTTGCGCCTGATCGAGGACGGGGCGCGCTTCGAGGAGATCGAGGCCGCCGCCCGCGCCCACCGCCTGAACACCCTGCACGCCTACCTCGCCCACCAAGGAGAGCTCTCATGA